Genomic DNA from Desulfuromonas versatilis:
TTTCATGCCACCTTTCTCGGATGCCAACCGGAGGGGCTGTGGGAGCAGGGTACCTACTGGCACTTGGAGACCCGCCCCGACGAGCTTGCGGCCCTGGACGATCTGCCCCTCAAAAAGGCGGCCACGGCCATCGACAGGCTGCTGCGTGACAGCCCCTACCAGACCCTGGTCCACGGCGATGCCAAGCTGGAGAACTTCTGCTTTTCACCCGACGGAGCACGGGTCGCGGCGGTCGATTTTCAGTATGCGGGCGGGGGCTGCGGGATGAAGGACGTCGCCTATTTCATCGGCAGCTGCCTGAGTGAAGAAGAGTGCGAGCGGCTCGAACCCTGGCTGCTTGATACCTATTTCACGTCGCTGCGTCAGGCCTTGGCCCGCCTTCGGCCGTCCGTCGACGCCGGGGCTGTGGAAGCGGACTGGCGGGGGCTTTTTCCGGTGGCCTGGACCGATTTTCATCGTTTCTTGAAGGGCTGGAGCCCCGACCACTGGAAGCTCACCAGCTACAGCGAACGGATGGCCCACGCGGTGGTGCGCGCCGTCAACGCAGCCCCAGGGGGGTAAGCCCTCCCCCCCCCAATCTTTACCCGATCTTTACATCCCCGTTAACCGCGCTTTAAACACCTCCGCTATACTTCCATCATGCAAAACAGACGAACAGCCAACCGGAGGTGCTCATGAAAACCCTGGCAATCACGATTCTCAGCGTAACCCTGGTGATGCTCGGCTACGTCGCCCACAGCCTGAGCATGGACAAGGGGATGAAGCAGGCCGAGGAGATGGCCGCTTCGCCATCAATGCCGCAGGAGCAGATGCAGATGGCGGCGGATGCTATGATGAAGGGCGAGATGAAGAGAGAGCGGACCCCGATCCCCAGCGACGAGGAACTGCGCAGCCGGCTGACCCCGCTGCAGTACAAGGTCACCCGGCAGGACGGCACCGAGCCGCCGTTCAAGAATGCCTACTGGGACAACCACCAGCCGGGGATCTATGTCGACATCATCTCCGGGGCGCCGCTGTTCAGCTCCACCGACAAGTACGATTCGGGCACCGGCTGGCCGAGCTTCACCCGGCCGCTGGACCCCGACCAGATCGTCGAGAAGGAAGACCGCAGCTTCTTCACGGTGCGCACCGAGGTGCGCGGCAAAGACTCCGACGCGCACCTGGGGCACGTATTCAATGACGGCCCGGCCCCGACCGGCCTGCGCTACTGCATCAATTCGGCGGCACTGCGTTTCGTCCCGGCCGCCGAGCTGGAGCAGAACGGCTACGGGGAATACGCGAAGCTGTTCAAATAAGTCAACCGCGCTACCTCTGCACGGAGGAGGTTCTATGAAAATCGCCAAGCTCCTTTTCCCGTTGACCCTTTCGCTGGTGTTCGCCGCCAACGCCCAGGCCGCCAAAACCGTTCTGGCCGGGGGGTGCTTCTGGTGCATGGAGGCGGATTTCGAAAAACTCGCCGGAGTGACCGACGTGGTCTCGGGCTTTACCGGCGGCACGCTGAAAAACCCGACCTACAACGGCAACCATCAAGGGCACTATGAGGCGGTGGAGATCACCTACGACCCGCAGAAAGTGAGCTACCGGCAGCTGCTCGACTACTACTGGGTGCATATCGACCCCTTCGACGCCGGCGGGCAGTTCTGCGATCGCGGACACAGCTACCTCAGCGCCATCTTCGTCGCCAACGACTCCGAAAGGGAGATCGCCGAGGCCTCGAAAAGCGAGGTGGCGGCGAAGTTCCCCGATCGGAAAGTGGTCACGCCGATCCTCGATGCCTCGACCTTCTACCCGATAGCCGGCGAGGAAAGCTACCATCAGGATTATTACAAGAAGAACCCGGTCCGCTACAAACTCTACCGCTGGAACTGCGGACGCGACCAGCGGCTCCAGGAGATCTGGGGCGACAAGGCCGCCCATTAGGACGTCCGCTGCCGGCAGACGTTCCGGGGTACCCGCTGCGGGTACCCCGGGATCCCCGCCCTTCCCCTTTCATAACGAAATAGCGTTCCCCCCGTTTTTGATTGCCAGCGGTTCCCGATAGCGCTAGCATTCCCGCCGATCCCGAATCGCATAATTTAATCCCAACCGCTCAAGCGCCGCACCCCGCCCGGCGCGCCGGCTTGCAGCCCGATCTCCCGAGATGACCCAGGACACCCCATTCACCTTTCGCCCCATCGGCATTCTGCGCTCCCCCTATGCCCGGCGCATCGACGCTCCCCACCAGGGCACGGTGGTGGAAGGCACGGCGACCGGGGAGGTGGCGACCGCCACCCTGGAGCTGCAGGACTGGCTCGACGAGCAGGTCATCCAGGACCTGGAGGGCTTCGACAGGCTCTGGCTGATCTTCGCCTTTCACCTGAGCGAGGGGTGGAAAAGCCGCGTCAAGCCGCCCCGGGGCGGACCGAAGCGGGGCGTTCTCGCCACCCGCGCCCCCCATCGCCCCAACCCCATCGGCCTGTCGGCGGTGGAGCTGGTCAAGGTGGAGGCCAAGACCCTGCACCTGCGAGGGGTGGACCTGCTGGACGGCACGCCGGTTCTGGATATCAAACCCTACGTCCCCTACGCCGACGCCTTTCCCGGCGCCAGGGCCGGCTGGGTCGATGAGCTGGATGCCAGGCTGGGGCGCAATTTCGCGCCGGGGTTGCGAAAGCCCCGGTAGTCGAGGCGGGCCGGACGGGGCTTTCGCGGCCCAAGCAAATTCGGAGAGCGAAGTGCCCACGGCCTCGTAAGCGCGGGACACAATACCGAATTTAATGCTCGCCTGACTCGCCACAGGGCCTCCAGTTCATTTAATCGGGCACCTATACATGCCCTGGGGCTGCGTCCTATTTGCCGACTTATGCGACGACAAGCCTCCCCGACCCAGCCCGGGCTTGCTATACTTGCGAGGAATTTTCCCCCGTCAATCCTCGCCCAAGGAGAATCTGGATGAACAAACTGACCTGGTACGGCCACGCCACCCTCGGCCTTGAGACCGGCGGGCACCAACTGGTGATCGACCCCTTTTTCACCGGCAACCCGGCCGCCTCGGCCAGCGCGGAGCAGGTCTCCCCCGACTTCATCCTGGTCAGCCACGGCCACGGCGACCACGTCGGCGACGCCCTCGCCATCGCCCAGCGCACCGGCGCGCTGGTGATCAGCAACCACGAGATCGTCACCTGGCTCGGCAAGCAGGGGCTCAAGAAGGTCCACGGCCAGCACCTCGGCGGCGGTCACCGCCACCCCTTCGGCTACCTCAAGCTGACCCTCGCCCTGCACGGCTCGATGCTCCCCGACGGCTCCTACGGCGGCAACCCCTGCGGCTTTCTGCTGACCACCAACGATGGCAAGAAGATCTACACCGCCCAGGACACCGGGCTGTTCGGCGACATGCGGCTGATCGGCGAGGAGGGGCTCGAGGTGGCGGTGCTCCCCATCGGCGACAACTACACCATGGGCCCCGACGACGCCCTGCGGGCGGTGAAGATGCTGCAGCCCAAGACGGTCCTCCCGATCCATTACAACACCTTCGAGCTGCTCAACCAGGACGCCCAGGCGTGGAAGAAACGGGTTGAGGGCGAGACCGGGGCTCGGGTGGTGGTGTTGAAACCGGGGGAGAGTTTCGAGTTTTAGGGGGCCGGGAAAAGGGGCGCCGGTTGTCTTTTGAGGTTTTTCGCCTTTTCCCCAGCAGCGTCGGTGTTTGCAACTGCTTCCTCGGCTGCCGACCGGGAGCGGCGGCCTGGTGTTGTTTCTCCCTCCTGAAGCAAATCCCCCCACAACGAAAGGCTTCCTTGTGCATCCCCCATCGGCTGCTATAATGTTGACCAAAATGGTTGCATTTCGTTGCCATTTTTTGCAAAGGAGAGCTGAAATGAAAACATACAAATGCTCAAGCTGTGGAGTGATTTCCGACGAGCGGGACCACCTCTGCAAGCCCGAGAAAAACGCCAGCCGTGCCGACTACTGCGGCTCCGGTCCGGAAAAGATCAGCCAGATGTGCGACCAGATGGATCAGAACCTGAAATACCAGTGCTTCACCTGTGGCAGACCGACCGACAAACCCGACCTGGTCTGCAACCCGACCCCGATCCGCTGACCCGGGCCCGGCACCCCCCACCGCCCCACCAGGCCCGGCACGGCCCCGGCAAGTGCCGACGACCACAGCGGCATGGTGGCGGCAACGGCAACCAAGCCCGCGGAAGCAACGATCTTCCGCGGGCTTTTTTCCGGCGGATCACACAGCACTTCGTTCCGGCACAGGAGGGCAGGATGAAAACATTGCCACACGGCAACCGGCCGGCTCCCCCCGGCCCGCAACCCTCAGGGTGGCCGTCATGATTCCCGAAATCAGGAGGGTGGCCGTTCACCAGGCGGGGCACGCGGTGGTTCAGGCCCTGGTGGGCCGAGGTCGCTTCACCCCCGCCCGGGTCACTCTGGGCGTGGAATATTGGCGGGGCCTTGCCGGCTGCGGCGAAGCAGCCCTGGACCAGGAAGTATCCCTGGGACTCTATGAGTTCGGCCTGGTGACCATGGCCGGCATCGCTGCCGAACAGCGCTACCTGGAACTGGGGCCGCCGGCCACCAACCCCCTGGTCGCGCTGAGCGATCTGGCTGAATGGCGGGAAGAGGCCTGGAAGGTTTTGCAGAACCACGCCCGGGCCCGGCTGGTCGGCCTCAACGTGATGCGCAGGCTGCAGCAATGGATGGCCGATGGCGCCACCTGGCAGGTGATCGAGCAGCTGGCCGACGAACTGCTGGCCACCGGCAGCGTCGAGGGAGCGCGCCTGCAGGGAATCCTCGCCCCATTGACCGGCGGCGCAGCCAGGAAAAACACCGCAGCCGCAGCCCCCGTGCCATGAAACTGCTGATGATCTACAGCGACCGCTTCGCCTGGCGCACCGCCGAGAAGGGGCTGGAGAGCGCCGCGGAATTGAGCGAGGAACGCAGCCTCGAGAACGTGCTGGTGGGGTGGATCCATGCCGAGGCCCAGGACGAGGCGGACCCGGGCAAGGTCGAGACCAAGCTGGTAAAAAACCTCAAGTGGGGCGCGCGCAAGAACGAGACCACCCGCATCCTGCTCCACTCTTTCTCCCACCTGGCCGAAACCAAGGCCGCGCCCGAGTTCACCAGGGCCCTGCTCGAGCGCACCGAGGCCCGCCTGCAGGCCGCCGGCTACCAGACCTGGCAGACCCCCTTCGGCTATTTCCACGACCTCGAACTGGCGGCGCCGGGTAAATCCGCCGCACGCATTTTTGCCAGCTTCTAACATCCGCCGCAACTGTACCCCGAGGCTTTGCAAAAAACCCTTTCGGGTGGCCGATAGGTATATTCGATAGCCCTGACGCCATCCAGGTGGTAGCATTACCCGTCCGCAAGAATTTCCCCAGGCGAACAATCCCGACCCCAGGAAACCCGATGCAAGAAAATCGTCCAGAGTATTCGTCCGAATTTCCGCCGGCCTCCCTTGAACTTGAGGGGGAAACCCGGCCCTATTCACCGGATGGCCCCACCTCGCCTCCGACGGCCCCCCAGCCCCGAGTTGGCGGGGGACTGCGCCGCTTCGGCTATCTCGGCCTGCTGCTGGTTTTCGTTTTCAGCAAGCTCAAGTACCTTGGCCTGCTGCTGCAGGTCGGCAAATTCAAAACCTTCATCAGCATGCTGGTCAGCATCTGGGCCTACGCCATGTTCTGGGGCTGGTCCTTCGCGGCGGGGTTCGTGGCGCTGATCTTCATCCACGAGATGGGGCACGTGCTGGCCCTGCGTCTGATGGGGGTGCCCGCCTCGGCCCCCATGTTCATCCCTTTCGTGGGGGCGCACATCGTCATGAAGCAGATGCCCAAAAACGCCTACGTCGAGGCGGTGGGCGCCTACGGCGGACCGCTGCTCGGCACCCTGGGGGCCATCGGCTGCGTCGGCATCGGCAGCGTCACCGGAAACCTGTTCTGGTACGCCCTGGCCTCGAGCGGTTTTCTGCTCAACCTGTTCAACCTGCTGCCCATCTCGCCCCTGGATGGCGGGCGGATCATCGGCGTCATCAGCCCCAAGCTCTGGGTGCTGGGGCTGGCGGGGGCGGTCGGGCTCTTCTACCTGACCTGGTCGCCGATCATCGCCCTGATCCTGATCCTCGGCAGCTACCAGGTCTATACCGCGTTCAAGCAGTCCAACGCCGAGCGTGCGCGTTACTACGCCGTCCCCCTGGGCAAGCGCATCGCCATGGGGGCGGCCTTTCTGCTGCTGCTGGCGGCCACCTCCATCGGCATGCTGCTGATGCAGATCCCCCTGCAGGGCCTCTGACCGCGGCGCGGGCAGGGGGCGCCGGGTCTTTCTGCCTGGCTTATCGCGGCATTTTTGTGTACATTTTCCCCTGAGCTCAGTTCCGGACCCAGGCTCAAGCCGCCGAGGAGATCAGGATGCGAATGAAACCCAATCGAATCGTGCTGTGGATCTGCCTGCTTCTGGTTGGCGGTTTTCTGGTGACCAGCCTGGCGAGCTACTTCGTCTCCCGGGCGTCGCTGCGCCGGGAGATCGACCAGAACACCCTGCCGCTGACCAGCGACAACATCTACTCGGAGATCCAGCGCGATCTGCTGCGCCCCATCTTCATCTCCTCGCTCATGGCCCACGACACCTTTTTGCGCGACTGGATCCTCGACGGCGAGCAGGAGCCCGAGCGCATCAGCCGCTACCTCAAGGAAATCCAGAGCAAATACGACACGGTCACCAGCTTTTTCGTTTCCGAGAAAAGCCGGATCTACTATCACTCCAACGGCATCCTGAAAAAGGTCGATCCTGCAGAAGAGCGCGACCGGTGGTATTTCCGGGTCAGGGAAATGGCCGCCGAGCACGAGATCAACGTCGACCCGGACATGGCCAACCGGGACGCCATGACCATCTTCATCAACCATAAGGTCTACGACTACGCGGGCAATTACCTCGGCGCCACGGGGGTCGGGCTGACGGTGAGCGCGGTCAAGGCCCTGATCGAAAGCTACCGCCAGCGCTTCAACCGCGACATCTTCTTCGTCGATCCCCAGGGGAAGCTCACCCTGAGCAGCACGGCCTTCGCCGGCAAGGGGCAGAGCCTGCAGCAGATCCCCGGCCTCGCGCCGCTGGCCGAGACCATCCTCGGGGGCGACTCCCTGGCCCTCAATTACCAGCGGGACGGCCGGACCGTTCACCTGAACACGCGCTACATCAAGGAGTTCGACTGGATCCTGCTGGTTGAGCAGGACGAGGGGCGGGCCCTGAGCAAGATCAATCACGCCCTGATGTTCAACCTCGGGATCTGCGCCCTGGTCACCCTGGTGGTGCTGCTGATCACCTACCGGGCCCTGGCCTCCTACCAGCGCCGGCTCGAGGATTGGGCCGCCACCGACAAGCTTACCGGGGCCTACAACCGCAAGGGGATCGACTCCTTCTTCGACCAGACCCGGGCCGACTGTCAGCGCAGCGGCTCGGCCATTTCAGTGATCCTTTTCGACCTCGACCATTTCAAGCGGGTCAATGACCACCATGGGCACCAGGCAGGGGACGCGGTCCTGCAGGAGGTGGCCAGGCGGGTGAGAGCCGAGGTGCGCGAATCGGATCTCTTTTTCCGCTGGGGGGGAGAGGAGTTCCTGCTGCTGCTCAAGGGGTGTCCCCTGGAAAGCGCCCTGGAACTGGCCGAAAAGGTCCGCGCGGCCATCGGCACCCCCCCGCTGAGCTACGAAGGGCAAAAGATCCCCATGACGGCGAGCTTCGGGGTGGCCGAGTTCCTGGGCGGCGAGGATCTTGATTCGTTGACCCGGCGGGTGGACCAGGCCCTTTACCAGGCCAAGGCCAAGGGGCGCAACCGCGTGGAGAGTTCCCCCGATCAGCCCCGGATGCCAGCCGCGGCCCAGGTCGGGATAGCGGCCCAAGGCTAAACCAGGCGAACGGGCGCCCTTACTTCAGCTGCGGGTGGCCAGGCTTCAACTGTCAGGAAAGGATTAATCCCATGCTCAAAGCCATCCGTCTGATCGCCATCCTCGGTCTGCTGGCCTTGCTCATCGGCTGCAGCCGGCTGACCGTCGAGAACTTCAAAAAGATCAAAACCGGCGCCGAGTACGATGAGGTGGTACAGATCCTCGGCAGGCCCGACAGCTGCTCCGAGGCGCTGTTCGTCCGCAGCTGCGTCTGGGGCGACGAACAGAAAAACATAACCGTCGGGTTCATGAACGACAAGGTGATCATCGCCACCAGCAATAACATCCGCTGAGCGAAGACCCGCCCAACCGATTCCGAGGGTGGTTTAGGACCCGACCGGGTTCCGCCATCCCCCCTTCACCAAGCGCCACCCCCTCCGCCGAGCCAGGCCGTAGCTCCACCTGGTGCGGGAACGACATTTGCAGGCCGCTCCACCATATTGGGCCTGCAATGTCCCCCGCCTGCCGAGGAGGCTGCCATGAGCTCTGTCCGACCCCCACAACCGCTTCCGGCCGAAGTGGCCGCAGCCCTGGACCGGGGCGATAAGATCGAGGCGATCAAGCTGCTGCGCGAAACCCGCGCCATCAGCCTGAGCGAGGCCAAGCGACTGGCCGATGCCTACCTGACCGGCAGCGCCTGCGGCGCCCGGTCCGCGGGCGAACCATTGCCGGCCGAGGTGCTGGCCGCCCTGCAGGGCGGGCGCAAGATCGAGGCGATCCGGCTGCTGCGCGAAACCCGCGGGATCGGCCTGAAGCAGGCCAAGCAGTTGGTCGAGGCCCAGCAGGGCCCCCTCCCCTCCGGCGCCGGGAAGCGTTCCTGGAAAAGTTTCCTGACAACTCTGGCCGTGGTGGCCGCCTTCGGCTGGGCCCTGGCCACCAGCGTCGATGCCATCAGCAGCCTGATCGTGCTGGCCAATCTAGGCGGCTACCGGGCCGAAACCTTCACCATCGGCGAACTGCGCCACGACCTGCTCGACGAAGGGGGGCTGCTCTGGGGTTTTACCGGGCGCATCGCCGGGCGCGACGAGCGGCTCTACGCCCCCGACCTGGCCGAGGCGAAAAAACTCGGATTCAGGGGACTAAAGCGTCTCTACCCTCCCGGCACCGAGGTCCCGGCCTGGTACAATCCCCAAGTCACCGCCACCCTGTTTCAAGGGCGCACCCTGCGGGTCATCCCCCACACCCCCGACCTCAAGGACTCGGAATTGAAACGCTTCGGGCGGTGGGTGGTCAATGGTCTGCTGCCATTTCTGCTGGTGCTGTTTCTGACCCGGAGGCGCGACCGTTCCCCTTAGCCTTGAGAGGACTTCACTGCTCAGTCAGAGGATCTGCCAGGTATCGTACAGCAGATCCACAAAACCCAGGGTCAGGGCCGGCGCCGCGCCGGCCCTGACGGCGGACAGCGTTTATCCGCGCAGCCGAGCCTGGCCGCCTTGGGGAAGAGAATGTTGTTTTCGAGGTGGACGTGTTTGTGCAGATCGTCCTCGAACTCGCGCAGCTTCTGGTAGGTGACCGCGAAGGTGTTGCAGACACCCTCCGGTACTCCATACCCCTTGGCGAGGTCGCGGATGGCATGGACGGCGTCGCCGATTTCCTGGTGTTCCTGGTCGAGCTTAACCAGCGAGGCCTGAATCGTCGCCACATCGGCAGCCTCCGGCGCATGGCCGGCCCTGGTGGAGGCGTCAATCCGCTTGATTGCCGGGAAGAGCACTTCTTCCTCCTCGCGCAGGTGGGCCGCCATGTCCGTGGCGATCTTGGCGAATATGGCCGCGATCTCGATCACCTCGGGATGGTGGGCGCCATGGACCTGGGCGATCTTGCTGGCGTAGGCCGCGATCTGTCCGGTATTCTCGTTAAGATAGACGTGGTGGGTGTTGACGATGTAATCGGCGAGAAACGGCAGTGCCCAGGCTGCGTAGTTCTGGCTGCTGCCGACGGCGGCGCTTTTCGCCCCGGCAATCTCCCGCAGCAACTCGCCCAGGTCGAGCCCCTGCTCCCGGCAGATGGCGCCGAGGGCAACCTTGCCACCGCAGCAGAAATCGATGCCGTGGGCCTCGAAGACCCTGGCGGTCCGGAAGTCGTCGGCAACAACCGCGCCGACCGTGGTCTGCGCCGAAGGGATCATGCGTGCACTCGTTGAATCGTTCATGGCGTTTCTCCTTTGTGGTCAGCGGCCCGTGCCCTGCTCGGCGGGCTGGATGATTTCAGCGTAACGCGAAGCCCCCGCCGAGAGCCTTGACCGGGATCAAGAAACCAGGATCGCCCTCCCCACTCGGCGCCTCCGGCCAACTCCCTTGTTGTACCGCCGCGCACGATCCTCTATAGTCAGGCGCGGAAACCAAACCTGCGGGAGAACCGAACATGGAGATCGACCCGGACGCGCTGCGCCACCTGATAAGCCACCGAACCGAGGAAATTGAGGAGTATGTGTCCGGAACCGGCTATCTGCCGAGAACGGTCATCGGCGTGGCCACCTTTTTTCTCGACAACGATGGGAACACCGACCTGCTGACCGCCAAGCAGCAGGTGACCTTTGCAAGGTTTCTCAAGCCGCTGCTGGAAGCGCGCCCCCGGCAACAGGCAGGCGACGACTGAACCTTCGCGGGGAACGCAAAGAAGTGCGGGGAGGGGGGAAAACGGGGGCTTATTTCAGGGCGCTGAGCCCCATCAATGCTACGACTGGGACCACCTTGGCGAAACCGGCCTCCTTGAGCCGCCTGGCGGCCTGGTCCATGAAGCTGCCGCCGCGTTTGGCCAGATACGGGTTGCCCGTGTAATGGAACAGCGCGCCGCGGCGCTTCAGCACCCGGTGGATTTCCCGGTAGAAACGCTCGCCGTAGAGCTCCCCGGCGAGGGAGAAGCGGGGCGGATCGTGGATCACTACATCGAAGGATTCGGCCGCGAGGCCGCGGATGTAATCGTCGATATCAGCGTGAACCAGCTGGATGTTGGCGCCGAAGATCCCCCGCGACCAGGGGTTTCTCGCGCGCAGCGCCATCACCGTGGTGCTCTTCTCCACCGAAACCACCTCGCGGGCGCCGAGCCGGAGCGCCGCCGAGGCCGCGTAACCGAGCCCGCTGCAGGTATCCAGCACCCGGCTCCCCTTTTTCACCACCTGCGCGGCCATCTGCCCGGCGCTCTCGAAGGGGTCGATCCCCTTGGAGATGTGCATCTTCACCCCGCTGATCTCCAGCAGCGGCGCCCCCTCGGTGGGAACCAGCTTGTAATACCCCTCGCCCCGGGCCTCGAGCACCTCGAGGCGGCCCTGTTCGAGGCAGAAGATCCGGTTTTCCCGGCCCGCAATCCACTCCAGCTCCGCTTTGTTCAGGCGGTTATCGGCACCGAGAATAAGCCCCTCGGAATCGAGGGGCAAGCTGGTCCGGGAGATGTTCAAGTCGACGGAAATCTCGACACTCGGCAGACCCCGGGTCATGGCCTGGAGAATCTGGCGGGCCAGCTCGGCGTGGAAATACCAGCTTGGCTCGCTCATCGGCGACTTGCCTCGCGAGAAACGATGTTGGCTGTTTGCGATCTGAGGTCGAAAACGACCCTGGCCTGGCCGGATCTCAGCTGGGCGAGCACCTGGGCCACCTTGTCCTCGAGGGAGCAGCCGGCCTCGGCCCAATCCGCCCCGTCGCGCGAGACGAACTCGC
This window encodes:
- a CDS encoding phosphotransferase, coding for MSPNFENLTALIHQATGASGIQPIEVIQQLWSGYGTIVRYGLTGSHRKRVVVKHVRFPDQVNHPRGWNSDRSHQRKLRSYAVEIAWYSRWSARCGADCPVPQCLAVETRGDEILMVLEDLDEAGFSERRETVTETELRACLGWLAAFHATFLGCQPEGLWEQGTYWHLETRPDELAALDDLPLKKAATAIDRLLRDSPYQTLVHGDAKLENFCFSPDGARVAAVDFQYAGGGCGMKDVAYFIGSCLSEEECERLEPWLLDTYFTSLRQALARLRPSVDAGAVEADWRGLFPVAWTDFHRFLKGWSPDHWKLTSYSERMAHAVVRAVNAAPGG
- the msrA gene encoding peptide-methionine (S)-S-oxide reductase MsrA, giving the protein MKIAKLLFPLTLSLVFAANAQAAKTVLAGGCFWCMEADFEKLAGVTDVVSGFTGGTLKNPTYNGNHQGHYEAVEITYDPQKVSYRQLLDYYWVHIDPFDAGGQFCDRGHSYLSAIFVANDSEREIAEASKSEVAAKFPDRKVVTPILDASTFYPIAGEESYHQDYYKKNPVRYKLYRWNCGRDQRLQEIWGDKAAH
- the tsaA gene encoding tRNA (N6-threonylcarbamoyladenosine(37)-N6)-methyltransferase TrmO, with translation MTQDTPFTFRPIGILRSPYARRIDAPHQGTVVEGTATGEVATATLELQDWLDEQVIQDLEGFDRLWLIFAFHLSEGWKSRVKPPRGGPKRGVLATRAPHRPNPIGLSAVELVKVEAKTLHLRGVDLLDGTPVLDIKPYVPYADAFPGARAGWVDELDARLGRNFAPGLRKPR
- a CDS encoding metal-dependent hydrolase, which translates into the protein MNKLTWYGHATLGLETGGHQLVIDPFFTGNPAASASAEQVSPDFILVSHGHGDHVGDALAIAQRTGALVISNHEIVTWLGKQGLKKVHGQHLGGGHRHPFGYLKLTLALHGSMLPDGSYGGNPCGFLLTTNDGKKIYTAQDTGLFGDMRLIGEEGLEVAVLPIGDNYTMGPDDALRAVKMLQPKTVLPIHYNTFELLNQDAQAWKKRVEGETGARVVVLKPGESFEF
- a CDS encoding threonyl-tRNA synthetase editing domain-containing protein, with the protein product MKLLMIYSDRFAWRTAEKGLESAAELSEERSLENVLVGWIHAEAQDEADPGKVETKLVKNLKWGARKNETTRILLHSFSHLAETKAAPEFTRALLERTEARLQAAGYQTWQTPFGYFHDLELAAPGKSAARIFASF
- a CDS encoding site-2 protease family protein encodes the protein MQENRPEYSSEFPPASLELEGETRPYSPDGPTSPPTAPQPRVGGGLRRFGYLGLLLVFVFSKLKYLGLLLQVGKFKTFISMLVSIWAYAMFWGWSFAAGFVALIFIHEMGHVLALRLMGVPASAPMFIPFVGAHIVMKQMPKNAYVEAVGAYGGPLLGTLGAIGCVGIGSVTGNLFWYALASSGFLLNLFNLLPISPLDGGRIIGVISPKLWVLGLAGAVGLFYLTWSPIIALILILGSYQVYTAFKQSNAERARYYAVPLGKRIAMGAAFLLLLAATSIGMLLMQIPLQGL
- a CDS encoding sensor domain-containing diguanylate cyclase, yielding MKPNRIVLWICLLLVGGFLVTSLASYFVSRASLRREIDQNTLPLTSDNIYSEIQRDLLRPIFISSLMAHDTFLRDWILDGEQEPERISRYLKEIQSKYDTVTSFFVSEKSRIYYHSNGILKKVDPAEERDRWYFRVREMAAEHEINVDPDMANRDAMTIFINHKVYDYAGNYLGATGVGLTVSAVKALIESYRQRFNRDIFFVDPQGKLTLSSTAFAGKGQSLQQIPGLAPLAETILGGDSLALNYQRDGRTVHLNTRYIKEFDWILLVEQDEGRALSKINHALMFNLGICALVTLVVLLITYRALASYQRRLEDWAATDKLTGAYNRKGIDSFFDQTRADCQRSGSAISVILFDLDHFKRVNDHHGHQAGDAVLQEVARRVRAEVRESDLFFRWGGEEFLLLLKGCPLESALELAEKVRAAIGTPPLSYEGQKIPMTASFGVAEFLGGEDLDSLTRRVDQALYQAKAKGRNRVESSPDQPRMPAAAQVGIAAQG
- a CDS encoding DUF3862 domain-containing protein, giving the protein MLKAIRLIAILGLLALLIGCSRLTVENFKKIKTGAEYDEVVQILGRPDSCSEALFVRSCVWGDEQKNITVGFMNDKVIIATSNNIR
- a CDS encoding ribosomal protein L7/L12, which encodes MSSVRPPQPLPAEVAAALDRGDKIEAIKLLRETRAISLSEAKRLADAYLTGSACGARSAGEPLPAEVLAALQGGRKIEAIRLLRETRGIGLKQAKQLVEAQQGPLPSGAGKRSWKSFLTTLAVVAAFGWALATSVDAISSLIVLANLGGYRAETFTIGELRHDLLDEGGLLWGFTGRIAGRDERLYAPDLAEAKKLGFRGLKRLYPPGTEVPAWYNPQVTATLFQGRTLRVIPHTPDLKDSELKRFGRWVVNGLLPFLLVLFLTRRRDRSP
- the ric gene encoding iron-sulfur cluster repair di-iron protein gives rise to the protein MNDSTSARMIPSAQTTVGAVVADDFRTARVFEAHGIDFCCGGKVALGAICREQGLDLGELLREIAGAKSAAVGSSQNYAAWALPFLADYIVNTHHVYLNENTGQIAAYASKIAQVHGAHHPEVIEIAAIFAKIATDMAAHLREEEEVLFPAIKRIDASTRAGHAPEAADVATIQASLVKLDQEHQEIGDAVHAIRDLAKGYGVPEGVCNTFAVTYQKLREFEDDLHKHVHLENNILFPKAARLGCADKRCPPSGPARRRP
- a CDS encoding class I SAM-dependent methyltransferase, with product MSEPSWYFHAELARQILQAMTRGLPSVEISVDLNISRTSLPLDSEGLILGADNRLNKAELEWIAGRENRIFCLEQGRLEVLEARGEGYYKLVPTEGAPLLEISGVKMHISKGIDPFESAGQMAAQVVKKGSRVLDTCSGLGYAASAALRLGAREVVSVEKSTTVMALRARNPWSRGIFGANIQLVHADIDDYIRGLAAESFDVVIHDPPRFSLAGELYGERFYREIHRVLKRRGALFHYTGNPYLAKRGGSFMDQAARRLKEAGFAKVVPVVALMGLSALK
- a CDS encoding YheU family protein: MTQKNATDHNEEGIEVPHQELNPQTLRNLIREFVSRDGADWAEAGCSLEDKVAQVLAQLRSGQARVVFDLRSQTANIVSREASRR